DNA from Prunus persica cultivar Lovell chromosome G6, Prunus_persica_NCBIv2, whole genome shotgun sequence:
TGAAAGGAGATATGAGGAGACGGATGAGAGatgtgagagaaagagagagagagagagagagagagagagagagagagagagagacacacacacacacacacacacacacacacatagagACCATGCAATGCGGAAAAAAAACTGCAAACAATGACGGAAATTTGAAAAACGCCTGCAAGACCAGTGAGAAAGAAGTAAGTCGATGGAGAACAAAGTGACACACACTTGGATAGCGACCCACACTTGGATAGCGacccaaagaaaaatcaagtaaTGTAAACCAAATGATATCACTTTCAtgcttcacaatttttttttttaaaaaaggttttttttaattaaacaagAAACTTTAGTTGGagcaagaaaaaaggaagaatgaATGCATTATAGAGGCAGGACAGAAACCTCTGAAACAAGGTTAAGCAACTGGTACACTGTTTGAAGGAAACCCATCCGCAAAATGTAACATCCCATAACCAAACTCGAACGTCAATGAGGCTGAGTGGGCTCAGTTAAATGTATGACCTGCACATTCATCAATAAGGAATAAGAACcacaaagaaggaaaagggGGGAAACTAAAGTCTGCCAAGAATATAAAGGGCCTTTTCTCATTACCAAATCAATTTTGTGCACAGAAATGTAAAAATGCCAGCCATTAATgattcatatatatacacacacacatgtacTAGACGCATCAAACAGAAGCCAAGCATGTAGATTATTACGATTCCCCTCTCCTTAGAAATCAAGGACACAGAGATACGATTACAATAGAACAGATCCTGTCCAAGTAAGGTGTGGGAAAGAGAATGGGTGTGCTAAAATTGGATGCATGACCGTCAGGTAAGATAACCTGCTTGGATGCATGACTAGACATCAAAATGTGAGACTTTATGCATTATAAGCATCATTGACCAGAAGGCCAGCAAACCACCACATCATATGAGGCGAGCTCCGTAATAGAATCTACAGAGACTTAAAAAGTAATCCATATAACTCTGAAGCCCTAAACAATATAGAACTAAAAAACTGTCCAacttataaaatgaaaacctAAAGCGCATAATACCCTAGGGAGTTATTCGTGCATGTTCcatagacaaattgaaaaccgAATGCTCGCTTTCAATCAACTCAACAATGGTTGAAACTCCAAAAGTAGTGTTTAAATATAAAGCACAGAGgctaaagtaaaaacaaagttAGATATATATGAACACAAATTTCAAGTATTTTACATCAGCAGAATAACTAggttaaattaatcaaatattcCGATTAAAAAATAGTCAAAAACTGCCTACATAGGGGAAATtgaaccttttctttttctccaaacaGGTATGAAATGGATTCTTGCTACTAGTGTAAATCTAGCACTCAAAATTAGGGTTTAAATCATCGATTCAGACTCTTACCGTAATCTGAGACAGATCGTGATCCGCGCAACATGGCTACGTTCTGGATTGTTGTCATCTTCATCGTCGACGCAGAGACCAACAATCTCACCGTTCTCTTTGCACCATCCGAAGCCCTAAATCATTGTCTTATTCGGATCCGGATCAAGCTCCGGACAAGGCAATGAaaatgatttagggtttgtatTTTTCCATAGGGCTCCATTCTCGAATGTCGTCTACCCAGAGACGCGAGCGACGGAACCTAGGGGTTCTCTACTCTCTCAGACTTCCTCTCGCTCTCTCGCTTTCTCGCTTGGAATTGGAAGTCAGATCTGATTGTAGAAAGATTTGAGAAGGCCATTTTTCGTATGCGCCCGGTTATGATATGggcctttttgtttctttcccgttttgggcttttttataCGAATTTCACCGACCCAACAAtactcttccttttcttttctcaagaTATGTGCATTTGTACCATAAATATAAAGGCAGCTAGCTATAATTTGtaagttgtttttttaaaatagatttttttcccattaCATGGGCTTTATCAATttgtaagtttcttttttaaatttttaggcttaaaatattagtttttatttatttattttactattgtaactttttaaaataaaatttatgttattttattattttatataattttttttaggaaCTGGTTGGTTAGTAGGTGGGTCTCATAGTAAACACGTCAGCATTTAACGATTGACCACACAGTCGACTTaacaaaattatgaaattggacgatgTTGCAAACGTAAGGttgtaaattgataaaattgatatCATGAGGTCCAAATTGAGAACCACCCCAAACCTGCAGGGTGTTTTTTGTCGTTAGCccttttatcattttcatcTCCTGGATATGCATGTCGTTGTTTGTtagttttgttgttgtttcaCACCATGGTTGATGTGGATAGCATGTGGGAGAAATTTATGCCGTCGGATCATGTTGAAATTCTATTCAGATTAATATGTCTAATTGCTTATTCCTCTAATTAACAAAGAGTTCGTTATCAGGTTATGCAGTCCAAATCTAATTGATGGTGGCAGGAAGGTAAactttcaattattatttgcaTTTAGTTGCAATGacatcaaaattaaagaattCTAATTCAAGTAAGAATGAACCTAATGGATGAGTTTGAATATGTATATGCTGACATTATTTAGTGACGTACGTATCTCTCCTAGCATCCTCCTGTAAATTTAAGTTTGATCTTTTCAAAGGAGATAAGAGAGGGAAAGGACATGGACTTGTGTTGTGGAGAGTCTGTCACCTCCTTTCTCTCCCAGCCTCAACATTAATCAATGATTGggccctcctcctcctcttttctctctgcCCTTTTCTCGCATTGGCATGCATCATGCACCTCATTCTCCATCTTAATTTGTTCTTTCCTATTTGATTTCTAGACCGAGAGTACATGAAACTGGTTCATCTGTGATGTGAGATATATTGTATAGAGGAAACAAGCACAGAGGACGAGAGAAATGGCAACGTTGAGCAAATTTTCTGAAGATATGATGGGGAATATCCTGTCGAGACTGCCTCCCAAGTCTCTGATGCGATTTAGATGCGTCCTCAAGTCGTGGCATGACCTAATCGATAAACCTAGCTTCGTGGACCAGCACCTTTCCACTTCTATGGACAACAAAGTCACCTCCTCCACTTGCGTCCTCCTCAAGCACAATGTCCTCACGGACCCCACCATTAAGGACGACGAGAAGGCAGTTAGAGCTACTCTCTTCAACCCCGACAGTAACCAAAGGGACATTTTACTCTCCTCGCTTAATCTCGGCAGCCTTGTCGACGACGGTCTTGAGATTGAGAACCATGTCGTTCCGCCGCCTATGAGAGGATACGCATTGAGCCTAGAAATTTCAGGCTCTTGTGATGGCCTCATCTGCCTCAATACTTTTAACAGCGAGGACATTGTTTTATGCAATCCAGCACTCGAGGAATACAGAGTTCTTCCCAAGTCTTGCATTCTTTTGCCTCCGCGAGTTCCACGAcaagttgaagaaaatgaagacgATGATTATtatgaagaagatgacgatGACGAGATAGAATCGAACCCGAAATGTGTGGGGTTCGGGTACGATCCGAATTCGAAAGACTACAAAGTTGTTCGAGCTGCACAATTTGTCTCCGGGGTTTTTACCCAGCACCCCTCCAAAGTAGAGGTTTACAGCTTGGCTGCCGATACTTGGAGAGAGATCCCTGTTGACATCCAGCCTCATGGTTCTCTAAACCCGTCTTACCAGATGTACTTCAATGGATTCTTTTACTGGATCGCGTACTGGACGGAGGAAAGAAATGTCATCCTTTCGTTTGACATGAGCGAGGAGGTGTTTCATGACATAGCTCTTCCGGAGAGTGGCCCAGATGCATATGAATACACAAGCATTGCAGTGTGGAAAGACTCTCTGGTTCTCTTGACCTCCCCGGTGGAAAACGAAGCTCCTAAAACCTTAGACTTGTGGGTCTTGGATGAAGAGTTGAAAGGTGCTAAGGGTTTGTGGACAAAGCACTTGGCTATAGGACCTCTGGCAAAAGGGGTTGAGGCTCCATTGGTGTTTTGGAAAGATGAGGAGCTTCTTATGGTTACGACTAATGGGGATGTGGTAAACTATAGCCTTGATACACAAATGCTCAAGCATGTCCCCCGCCATGGATTGGGAGAGCCAACCAATATCCAAGCGGTTCCTTACGTGAATAGTATTGTTTCAATTAAGCCAGGCAACAAGATTGAAAGCATATAGATAATGCTAACTAAGCTAGCAACATTAATTATTTCTCACCTTGTCCATCAAGGCTTACATTTTGTTGATATTATTCCTTTTCTCATGTTATTTTAcatacttttttcttcttttgatttgtCTTTGAAACATATTGAATCAGTTACATCTAAATTACTGGGATTGTAATCGAAtttaaaatcataattaaattaatttatcaAAAGTCTATGATTTCCTTTAACTATCttaagtgaaaaaaaataaactaccCATTAATTCGACGTCTAAACCTTAATGTGTAGATGAATTTGCCTAATCCTCTTCGACTTGAGTCATTTTTCTTGTATCACACTCGttctcaccaaaaaaaaaaaatacattatcTCCAAGCTAATCCT
Protein-coding regions in this window:
- the LOC18774471 gene encoding F-box/kelch-repeat protein At3g06240 — encoded protein: MATLSKFSEDMMGNILSRLPPKSLMRFRCVLKSWHDLIDKPSFVDQHLSTSMDNKVTSSTCVLLKHNVLTDPTIKDDEKAVRATLFNPDSNQRDILLSSLNLGSLVDDGLEIENHVVPPPMRGYALSLEISGSCDGLICLNTFNSEDIVLCNPALEEYRVLPKSCILLPPRVPRQVEENEDDDYYEEDDDDEIESNPKCVGFGYDPNSKDYKVVRAAQFVSGVFTQHPSKVEVYSLAADTWREIPVDIQPHGSLNPSYQMYFNGFFYWIAYWTEERNVILSFDMSEEVFHDIALPESGPDAYEYTSIAVWKDSLVLLTSPVENEAPKTLDLWVLDEELKGAKGLWTKHLAIGPLAKGVEAPLVFWKDEELLMVTTNGDVVNYSLDTQMLKHVPRHGLGEPTNIQAVPYVNSIVSIKPGNKIESI